The region CATGACCGTGCTCCTGAGCGAAGCGAACGATCAGTTCGTTAATTTCTTCCTGGGCAAAGGACGGCTGACCGGCCCGTTTTCCCACGTAAATTTTCAGAGCCTGCTCGGGTGCAAACTCCAGTAAAGTATCGTTGGCAAGATCGTCGTACAATACAACGTCTGCTTGTCGAAGCGCCCTGATCCCTTTTAAAGTGATCAATTCGCCGTCGCCGGGACCCGCCCCCACGAGTGTAAGCTTTGGCTTCATGTGACTTTACCGTTTATAGTGGAATAGTACTATTATACTATCAATAGGTAATTTCAACTATTCCCTGTTTCTGGTTCAAAAGTAGAGATGAAATTTGTAAAAACAAGCCCTAACCGAAAAAATATGTTTCATAATCAACTTATAACAGAATAAAACGTTAGGATTTACCAAAAACACCTTTTACTTTTGACTAGTCATTTCGGGGAGGGAAATGACTATATTCTTGGATTAGTTCAATAATAAAACGGGGTTTTCACAATGTTATAGTTAAGATTAACTATGAACACAAACAAAAACAGGCGTGTCGTCGTCATTGGCAACGGCATGGTAGGCTACAAGTTCTGCGAGAAATTAGTAGCCAAAGAAAAAAATGACCAGCGATTTACACTGACGGTTTTTGGGGAAGAACCGCGTGTAGCCTATGATCGGGTCCATTTAAGCGCCTATTTCGATGGCAAAACCGCCGACGATCTGACGCTGGCCCCTCAGAGCTGGTACGCCGACAACGGCATCACGCTCTACCTCACCGACCCGGTCGTCAACATCGACCGGGAGCGTAAAGAGGTTCGGTCGCACCACGGCGTTGTAGTGCCTTATGACTACCTGGTACTAGCCACCGGCTCGGGCGCGTTTGTGCCCCCTGTGGCGGGCGTCGAAAAAGACGGCGTCTTTGTGTATCGCACCATCGAAGACCTCGACCTTATTCAGTCGTATGCTCGGAAAGCCCGCAAGGGAGCCGTATTAGGCGGTGGTTTGCTGGGTCTCGAAGCGGCCAAAGCCCTGCTAGATCTGGGTCTCGACGAAGCGCACGTGGTGGAATTTGCCCCGCGTCTGATGCCCCGACAGATCGACGATGCGGGTTCCGGTATTCTTCAGCATCAGCTGGAATCGCTCGGTCTGAACATTCACCTGTCGAAAAGCACGCAGGAGATCACCGGCGACGAAGCCATTACAGGCATGCAGTTTGCCGATGGCTCGCATCTGGCCGTCGATATGCTGGTTATTTCGGCCGGTATCCGGCCACGCGACGAGCTGGCAAAATCCGCTGGTCTGGACACGCACCCACGGGGCGGTATTCTGGTCGACAACTTCCTGCAAACGTCCGATTCGTCCATTTTCGCCATTGGCGAATGTGCAGTGGTGCACCACATGATTTACGGGCTGGTGGCCCCCGGCTACGAAATGGCTGAGGTGGTCGCGTCGCGTTTGATCGGCGAGGAAAAGGAATTCAAGCCCTACGACATGTCCACGAAGCTCAAGCTGATTGGTACGGACGTAGGCTCTTTCGGCGATCCGTTTGCATCGGACTGCAAAACGATTGTCTACGAAAATAAGGCCAAGGGCGTTTATAAGCGGGTTAACATATCGGTCGATGGCAAAGAACTGCTGGGCGGTATTCTGGTGGGCGATGCCGAGCAGTATAATATGCTGCTCCAAACCTGCAAGAACAAGACCATCCTCCCACCCGATCCCGAAGACCTGATTCTCGGCTCTCGTGGGGGTGAGGAAGCCGGGGCCGGTGTGATGAGCCTCCCCGACGATGCGCTGATCTGTTCCTGCGAAGCGATCACGAAAGCCATGCTCTGCCATGAAATTGGCGAGAATGGTCACACCACCGTCGATGCGCTCAAGAAAGCCACCAGAGCCTGCACCGGCTGCGGAGGCTGTACCCCAATGGTGAAAGACATTATTCAGGGCGTACTCAAGCAAAAAGGCGTTTACGTCCGCAACATTCTCTGCGAACACTTCGACTTCACCCGGCAGGAACTGCTCGATCTTGTCAAGATCAACAGCCTGAAAACCTTCGACGCCGTACTGGATAAAGTCGGCAAGGGCGATGGCTGCGAAGTCTGTAAACCGGCAGTCGCGTCGATTCTGGCGAGCCTCTGGAACGAGAATATTCTGGAGCAGGGCCGCGCCACTATTCAGGATTCCAACGACCGCTTTCTGGCGAATATTCAGAAAGGAGGTACGTATTCGGTCGTGCCCCGAATTCCAGGTGGCGAAATCACGCCCGATAAGCTGATCGTGATTGGGCAGGTGGCCAAAAAATACGGGTTGTACACCAAAATTACGGGTGGCCAGCGGATCGACTTGTTCGGTGCGCACGTTGGTGACTTACCCGTAATTTGGGAAGAACTGATAGCCGCCGGTTTTGAAAGTGGTCACGCCTACGGTAAATCATTACGTACGGTGAAAAGCTGCGTGGGCAGTACCTGGTGCCGCTTTGGCGTGCAGGATTCGGTGTCGTTTGCCATCGAAGTTGAAGAACGCTACAAAGGCATTCGGTCGCCACACAAGCTCAAGTCGGGCGTGTCGGGCTGTATCCGGGAGTGTGCCGAAGCCCAGAGCAAAGACTTCGGTATCATCGCCACCGAGAAAGGCTGGAACTTATACGTAGGCGGCAACGGCGGATCCAAGCCCCAGCACGCCATACTGCTGGCGTCGGATGTGGACAAGGAAACCTGTATCCGCTACATCGACCGGTTCCTGATGTTCTACATCAAAACGGCCGACCCGCTCACCCGTACAGCCACCTGGCTAAACAAGATGGACGGCGGCATGAACTACCTCCGGGCCGTGGTGGTAGATGATGTCCTGAACATTGCCGACGAACTGGAACGCGAAATGCAGCTTCTTGTCGACACCTTCAAATGCGAGTGGAAAGAAGCGGTCGAAAACCCGGCGCTCCGTGCACGATTCGCCCACTTCGTCAACGCCCCCGAGCAGAAAGACCCAACCGTTCAGTTCGACGCCCTACGCGACCAGAAACGGGCGAAAGAGTGGGCGTAGGAGTGCCCCTTGGCACGCTGGCGCGGGTCAGGCGTGCTGGCTGGCGCGGGTTTGAACCCGTGCCTATTATTTCGTCAGCATTCGCTGACGCATACAGAGCTAAGCATAACCGTCAGCAAATGCTGACGAAATAACAGGCACGGGTTCAAACCCGCGCCAGCTTAAAATCAATCACATGGAAACACTCACAATTCATAAATCCGAAATGACCTGGCAACCCGCTTGCCCAACCAGCCACATTCCCGAAGATGGCGGTGCCTGCGTACTTCTCAATGGTCGGCAGATCGCTATTTTCAACTTTTCCCGCCGGGGCGAGTGGTACGCGACGGCAAATGAATGCCCGCATCGGCAGCAAATGGCCTTATCGCGGGGGATGATCGGGAGTCAGGGCGAGGAGCCTAAAGTCGCCTGTCCGTTCCACAAAAAGACATTTTCGCTCAAATCCGGCGAATGCCTTAACGACGATGGCTACAAAATCGCCACATTTCCTATTAAAATAGTAGATAACATGGTGTATATTGGAGTATAATCCTCACTCCGACTTTTCATGACTCAGCTCGACGAACAGGTAGCCCGCCGGTTGACCCGGTTTTATATGATAGCCCTCACGGTTATTGCCGTGTTATCCATAAGCGGGCTACTGTTTATCAAGCAAACAATCAGCAATCACTACGACGACAGCCGGGTCGTAAACGTAGCCGGTCGGCAGCGGATGCTGAGTCAGCGGCTGACCAAACTATCCTTACTGCGTATTCAGGGGCTGACAACCGCCGATTCGGCTTCTTTCGATTCGCTACTCCACTCCTGGAGCCAGAGCCATATTCAGTTTCGGAATGGTCGTCTGAACATGGAAAAAGTATACACCGTTCGGAAGAGCAAGTCGCTGGATAGCATGTTTACCCGAATAGAGCCCGTTTTTCAGTCTATTTACAGCGGCTTTGCACGGATCAACAATCCACAGGCAACACAGGCCGACAAAAAGACTGCCCTTCAGGTGATTCTACGGGATGAGTTTCCGTACCTGCAACAAATGAACGCCATTGTCTTTCAGGTCGATACCGAAAGTTTTGAACGGGTACGCTCGCTCGAACGTATCGAATGGGTACTCACGTTCGCCACCTTACTGACGCTCCTGATTGAGGGGCTGTTCATCTTCAGGCCTGTCGTCAATCATACAAAAAACGTGATCCGGCGGCTGGCCCGCTCCGAAAAAGCGTTGCAGATGGCCAACAGTCACATGGAAATCGCCAACCACGAATTGGAGGCTACCAACCAGCATCTGGCTTACTCGAATCAAAAACTGGTCGATACCCAAAAGGAACTCCTTCGAACTACCGAAGAAAAATACCAGTTGCAGTTGGCCGAAGAAAATGTCCGCTCGGCCGCGTTACTGGAAGGGCAGGAAGAAGAGCGACGGCGCTTTGCCCGTGAACTCCACGACGGCATCGGCCAGATGCTCACCGGACTGAAACTACACGCTGAAAAGCTGAAATCCACCTCGTTCGCCGACGAAAAGCAAAAGCAGCGATTTGCCGAACTCTGCGACCTTATTGCCGACACCATCCAGACAACCCGGCAGGTTTCCTATAACCTGATGCCTTCTACCCTGAGCGATTTTGGGCTGGGCTCCACGCTTCGGCTTTTGGCCGAGCAATCGACCCGATCAACGGGTGTGCAAGTGATTTTCAGTGGCCCAACCGATGCCAGGCGGCTTAATCCGGCTATGGAGATTGGTTTGTATCGTATTGCGCAGGAAGCATTGCATAATGCCGTGAAATATGCCGAAGCACAAACTATTAAAATTATCTTGCAGCAAAGTCCGCAAAAACTTGAGCTGGCAATTGAAGACGATGGCAAAGGGTTTGTTATGAAAACATCCCAGAAGGACGATAAACTACTGCCATCCATCAACGGCCTTCAGAATATGCGCACCCGAACCCGTTTACTCAATGGGGAGTTCAGTATTACATCGAAGCCCAAAAAGGGAACCAAGGTCCGTGTACGTGTCAACTTATCCGATAACCCCAATTAGTTATGCCGATACGAATTCTTATTGCCGATGACCATTCTGTAGTGAGAAAAGGCATTCGGATGCTGCTGGAAGATGAAACCGATATTCAAATCGTAGGCGAAGCTTCCGACGGCGACGAAGCCATCGACCTGCTGGCCAGTATCGGCACTGATGTTTTACTGTTGGATATAACCATGCCCCGAATGTCAGGCATCGAAGCCCTGAAAGTTATTTCAAAGAAATACCCGGCAGTTAGAACGCTCATGTTCAGCATGCATAGCAACCCGGACTACATCGTAAAAGCGGTACAGCACGGGGCGGCTGGTTATCTGCTGAAAGATACGGGACTGGAAGAAATGCTACGAGCTGTACGTACGGTGGTTGACGGTGATTTATACTATCCGCCGAATGCGTCTTCGGTCATAATCCGGAGCCTTGTTCTGCCCAATGCCAACCTGACGAAGGAACCCGCCAAGGCAGGGGGGAGCGTATCAAAATCCATCTGGAATCGAATCACATCCCGCGAAGGACAGGTGCTGACCTGCCTGATTGACGGCATGAGCAGTCCTGAGATCGCTGAAAAGTTTGGCATCAGCCCCAACACAGTAGCTAATCAACGAGCCAGCATCATCCGCAAAGCGGGCGTTAAAAACACGGCTGATTTGATACGGCTGGCGCTGGAAGAGAAAAGATAGGCCACTATACCTTAATAATCACATTTTTCCGGTACATCCACCACAAAATCCCGAACCAGATCAGCACAAACGTCAGGGCACCGGCCAGCGAAGCGTTTTTAGGATCGGCAAAGGGTGGTGCAATGAATGTTCGGTAGAGGTATTCCTTCGACCCGATTTCGGTACCATCGGGCTGGGTTACGTGAATCAGGTTCATGATTCGGGGAATCAGCCCCGAGAGGAAGAATACGGTAATGGCATTAACGCCGAACGCCACGAATGGCAGCACACCCCGCCGATAATTCTGCACATCGATCAGCCAATAGCACAGCGCCAGACCCAGCATGGCCAGTCCACCGGCCAGCAGTACATACGAACTCGTCCAGAGAGCTTTGTTAATAGGGAAGAAACCATCCCACATCACCCCGCCCAGCGTAGCCAGGCAACCAGTGGCAAACAACCACGCTACTTTGTCGGCTACGGGTCGACTACTGCGCAGCCACGTCCCCACCAGCATACCAATCAGACCCGTCCCTACAGCGGGTAAGGTGCTTAAAACGCCTTCCGGATCCCAGGTTTTAGCGGGTTTATAGACGTGCGCCGGTGTCAGGATGGTGTAGTCGAACCAGGCGGCCAGATTGGTGGCCGGTTCGAGGTTGGCATAGCCCACACCCGGCACCGGCACCACGGTCATGAGCAGCCAATACCCAATCAGTACGATAACGAGAATGTATAGTTGCTGCCGGGAGTTCGTTTTCAGAAAAATAAGCGAACAAACCAGGTAAACCACCGCAATACGCTGCAATACGCCCGGAATCCGGACTAGCGTAATGTCGAACTTCGGGAAAAAATTCAGGAACAGTCCCAGCAGAAACAGCGTTACGCTCCGCTTCACGATCTTTCCGACAACACCCTTTTTAGATTTCCCCCCTTCCAGCGCAAACGTAATCGACACGCCGACGATGAACAGGAAGAACGGAAAGATCAGATCGGTGGGTGTCCAGCCGTGCCAGGGTGCGTGTTCGAGGGGTGCGTAGATATGCCCCCAGTCGCCGGGGTTGTTAACCAGGATCATAGCTGCTACGGTCAGCCCCCGAAAGAAGTCCAGCGAGAGCAGACGCGATGTACCTACGGGCTTCAGCCCGTAATCACTCGCCTTCTGTATAGGTTCGTTAACGTTCATACAAAATGATCAAACACGTTCGCTAAGATACGTATAAGGCCAATCCTGCCAATCATTCACCAATCCAGCTTTAACAGGATTTTGTAAAGTGTAGTTGATTATCCGTTTCAATTCATCGGGATCGCGTACATAATGATCGTAACTTTCTGGTTGCCAAAAAGGGCCCGTACGCCACAGCAGCTTATTTGCCTCAAACGCCGAACCTCCTTTAATTACCTTAAGGGTCTGGTATAGTTGCCGATAATTAGCGGATGAAACCTCCTCCTCGGGTTGCAACGTATCGAGTTGGATGGCGCTATCCACCACCAAATGCACATGATTTGGCATAATGCAATAAGCGAGTAATTCATAACCCGTTCCGTCAGCATCCCGCAAGCGTTTAGATACTATTTCAGCAACGGCCGGTTCCTTAAGCCAGTCATGGCCATACTGACCCGAATCCAGTGTACGTTCGATGCGGGCAAAGTACCGCTTTTGCTCCTTATAAACTTCCTCACTAAATCCCTCAGTATTTTTCTCCTTCAATACCTTAATAGCCCGGTCCCGTTCGGCAATTAATTGCTGTACGACAGCCGCAGGCAGCGAGCCTTTTAAGCAGAACGTCACAAAAAAAGTAGCCCCAACGTATTGCAGGTGAGGCAGGTTACGCGCATATTCTATCTTCATCAGCCTACGGGTTTAATGCTGACTCTGACGGAATAAGACAAATAGGTAACGCTTATTGTACCCACGGGTTTCAACCCGTGATTATGGAAGTAGTAATTATCACGGGTTAAAACCCGTGGGTACAGTTAACTAAACACTTTCGCCAGTTTTTTTTCAAGGTCGGTTTCCAGCTTTAGTAATCCTTCGGTGTTGGGCAGGTACGTGAGGGCACGGTGGTGGCGTAGATCGAAGGGAATATCACTGGTCGATTGCGTGATCGGAATAACCAGTTTACCCAGCGTGTGCGCCACACCCGTTTCGTAAAATACGTTTGGATTTCGGTCGGTGAAATCCGTAATAACGGCATGTGACGTAAAGATCAGGTCGAATACGTCCTGAATCAGAATGCTGTTATCCCAGATGTCGTCGGCCCGTTTGCACTCGATACTCAGCCGGTCGCATACATTTCGAATGGCGGTGTACGTGCTCGAAAACCGACTTTCAAAGGGCATCATCACCGATAGTATATTCGACTCGACGGGTTTATCCGGTATCCGAAAAACATCTGGTGCAAACGTAATGACCCGCTCCGGCTGCCGGCTCTGAACGGTAGAAATAAAGTCGGGAACGTCACGCACGGGCCGGTGCATGGTGGCTTTTTTAGCTTCTATAAAGTGCTCTATCTCGTATAGATTACTGCTGCTTTCGCTAATCAACTTCGACAGAACCTGCAAGCTATTTCCCTCATAATCATCGTCTTTAAAGTCAAGGCTCCGCAACAATCGCGGGTGATCTTCAATTAAGTCAAGGCTGTCGGTCAAGTACGCTACTTTGATCCAGTCAGACTTGGTAAAGTGGTCCTGAATGAATTCATGTAGCGCAAACAACCGAAGCGTTCGCTGCTTGTTCTGTCTGGTCATAAAGTTGGAAAACGTCAAGCTATAATATAACTATTATATATACCTGCAATTATATCCAAATTCTATATCATAACAAACAAATAATTAACGCAAACAGGGTACCAATGCCCATGCTGGTTAATTCATGGACACTGTTACCCTGTGGCTACAAAAGGAGCATTTCTGATGGCTTACCAGGGACTCACCCCTGTTTCGGGCGCATTATCGTCGCTGAAGAATTGACCCGTTGGCCCATCTGGCCCAAAGGTTGCGGCTTTTACTACTCTGGCAGCGGCATCGGGCACAGTTCCCGGACCAGAGTGGTTGTTGAAATCGGTGGCAGTATAGCCAGGGTCAACGGCATTTACCTTAAAGGTGGTGTCGCGCAGTTCATGAGCCAACACGATGGTATAGGCATTTAGAGCGGCTTTAGACATAACATACGCCGTTGGCTTAATCGCATAATATTTCCAGGCAGGATCGCTATGCAGCGTGAGCGAACCTAAACCAGAGGTCAAGTTAACGATGCGTGGTTCGGGCGACTGCCTCAGCAGGTCTACAAAGGCCTGCGTTACGCTGATCACGCCAAAAACGTTGGTGTCAAATACCTGTTTGAATACATCAATATCCGTCTCCAGTGCGGTATTCGGCATCGCGCCGTGGATACCTGCATTGTTAATCAGTACATCCAGCACGTTCGTTTTCTGACCAAGCACTTCGCGGGCAGCCTTTATCGAGTCAGCGTTATCTACGTCAATCTCGATGGGCTCTACCTGGGTTAAGCCCTCTGCCTGTAGCTGGCTAACTGCCTCCTGCCCTTTCTGTATGTCGCGGCAACCCAGATACACATAGTAGCCTTGCTGTAGTAATTGTCTGGCTGTTTCGAAGCCAATGCTTTTGTTTGCGCCTGTTATCAGTGCTGTTTTCATGTTTCAGTTGTTTATGGCACAAAGCTACCGCGCTCCCTATTGCCAACTGAAACACATCTTTCGGTATTACTGGTACATTTCACGGATACTGGCCCGGTACTCGGCGGGGGTAAGTTCCGTTTCTCGTTTGAAAAAGCGATTGAAGTAGGAAGCATCCGAAAAACCGAGATCAAAGGCGATCTCCTTCAGTGACTGTGGCGTGTGAAATAGCAGTCGCCGGGCTTCGAGTACCAACCGTTCATGGATGTGCGTAATGGCCGGTTTGCCGCTTTGGGCTTTTACTACCTCACTGAGATACCCGGCCGATACATTCAATAAAGACGCATAGTCACTTACCTGATGTCGTTCGCGAAAGTGTTCATTGATTTTTGCCTGATATTTCTTCAACAACAGGTTGTCTGTCGAAGCTGGTTTGCTTTCGAACTGCTCGGTATACAGTCGGCTCAGATACGTAAGCAATACCGTCAGGTAGGCGGTCAGCATGCGTTGCTGCCATTCGTTAGGCTGTTGATACTCCGCATTGATCTTTGCCAGCATATCCTCAACAAACATCACATCAGCCTCCGTCAACAGCAACTCATGACCGTTATGAGGATTCTGAATGAGTGGCAGTTTGCTTAAAGCCGCGTTTTCCTGAAAGGACAGGAACTCCTTCGTAAAGGCAATACCCGTACTCCACAACTGGTTGAACCCTTCCTTTACGATGATCTGATCGGGTCCGGTAAAGTAGAACGTATTGTCTTTAAGCACGTAGGGCGTCATGTCGATCCACTGACGGCTGCCCGCCTGCCTTATAAAAACCAGCAGATAATGGTCCTTTCGGTGCGGCACAAGCAGATCGGCCTGATTGGGTAGCGTGCCTTCGAAATTATACACCCTGAACTGTTTGTTGCCGGTAAGCTCGTCTGGCTCCAACCTGTAAACCGGTACCTGCTGATGGTCGTTGAGTAGCTGCATTGCTTAAAATTACAAATTTTTCAAATGGTAAAGCCACAAAAAAGCCCTGTATGCTGTATACAGGGCTTTTTGTACAAGACCGGCCATTACTACTAGAAGCGCCAGCGAACAAAGGCTTCCATAGCTTCGTATTCGGCCAGGCCGAGCTTGTTGTACAAGCCCGCTGTAGCTCCGTTACGCTCTTCGGCCCGTTGCCAGAACTCGCGGGAGTCGGTACCCTGGTACACGACACCGTCTTTCTGCGACTGGTGTTTGAAAATACCCAACCGTTTTTTCATCACCTGATCGGGCGACATCGGAACGGCCATTTCAATTTCGTGAATATCCCACTCGGCCCAGGCACCGCGGTATAACCATACCCAGCAGTCCTTCATAAAGTTCTTATGCTTCAAGCGACGCACTGATTCCAGAATGGCATCCAGACAAACCTTGTGCGTACCGTGCGGATCGGCGAGGTCACCGGCAGCGTAGATTTGGTGAGGCTTGATCTCTTCGATCAGGGCCATCGTGATTTTGATATCTTCTTCACTCAGGGGCTTTTTCGCCACGGTGCCGGTTTCGTAGAACGGCATGTTCATGAAGTGTGCATTCTCAACCGGAATTCCGACGAAGCGGCAGGTCGATTTAGCTTCGCCCATCCGAATCAGGCCCTTCACATAACGCACTTCGGCGGTATCCATTTCGGAATCTTTTTTCTCCCGCAGGGATTGAGCCGCATCCTGGAAAATCCGGGTAGCTACGGGGCTGTCGATGCCAAATTTCGAGTTGAAATCAACCACGTAATCGGCAAAGCGTAGGGCTTCATCATCGGCCACGGCAATGTTGCCCGACGTTTGGTACCCTACGTGTACTTCATGCCCCTGATCGCGCAGGCGCTGGAACGTACCACCCATTGAGATAATATCGTCGTCGGGGTGCGGACTGAAAATCAGGCAGCGTTTTTTAGCAGGCAGCGCCCGTTCGGGCCGATTGGTATCGTCGGCATTTGGTTTTCCGCCCGGCCAGCCCGTAATGGTATGCTGAAGCTGGTTGAAAACGTCGATATTAATGTCGTATGACTGGCCATATTGAGCCAGCAGATCGCTCATCCCGTTATCGTTGTAGTCGCGGTCGGTTAGTTTAAGAATAGGCTTCCCGAGCGTCAGCGACAGATACGTGACGGCTTTCTTCTTCATCTTGTTGTCCCACTCAACCGAATCCACCAGCCAGGGTGTTTTCATGCGGGTCAACTCAGAGGCTGCGGCTGTGTCGATAACGAAGAGTGCGTTCGGATGCGTTTGCAGGTACGATGCCGGATTCAGTTCCGTTACCAGTCCTTCAACGGCCCCCCGGATAACGGGTGCTTTACGTTCACCCCAGGCAAGCAACACCACCCGGCGGGCACTCAAAATACTCGCAACCCCCATTGTGATCGCCTTGCGGGGCGTCTTGGGGAGTCCACCGAAATCGACCGATGCGGCTGCCCTTGTCGAGTTGTCGAGCATCATCAGGCGGGTATGCGAGTTAATGAGCGAACCCGGTTCGTTGAACCCAATGTGCCCGTTACCGCCAATACCCAGCAGCTGAAAATCCAGCCCGCCAGCAGCCTCGATAGCCGCTTCGTATTGCTTCGAAAACTCACCTACTTTATCGGTCTGAAGCGTACCGTCGGGAACGTGATAATTTCCCTGCTCAATATCCACATGGTCGAACAGTTGCTCCCGCATGAATCGCCAGTAACTCTGTAATGAGTCAGGCTCCATGGGGTAATATTCATCCAGGTTGAAGGAAACGACGTTTTTGAAGCTCAACCCCTCTTCGCGGTGCATCCGAATAAGTTCAGCATAAACCGTTTTGGGCGAAGAGCCGGTTGCCAGTCCCAACACGCAGGGTTTTCCTTCACGTTGTTTTTGACGGACCAACTCCGCAATTTCCTGAGCCACCGCCCGCGATGCATCTTTGGCATCGGCATAAATGTGGGTTGGAATTTTCTCGTAAGTAATGGCCGACTGAATTGGTCCACCGTTGGCTGCTGCACCCGGAATTTGCCCGTCTGGGTTGTCGAGTAGTATAGACTCCGTAATCATGTTGCGCTCTGCGGAGAAAAAGATGAGATGCCACAAAGGTCGAAAAAAATCAGGTAGTTTTTACCTGATTTCCTACCGCAAAGTAATATTTTTAAAATTTTTTATTAATTCACCCCTCTCTTTTTCAGCTTCTTCTACCGGCGGGCCAGCCGATCGGCCACGGTTGCGGTCTGTAACGAGTGCAGTCCGTTATCTTCTGTAATAAGCCGGTGCGTACCCGGATAATGAATGGCGCTGACCTGATCCCGGAACATCAATCGCAGCAGTTCACTATAGAGATGCTGTTTTTCCTGACCAAAACCAAAGCGTAGTTCAAGCTGCTGATAGGCATTAAACTCTTTATGCCGACCGCGCAGGGGTAGATCTTTCCCGCCGATATTAGCCGTCACATCAAGCTGAGCGCCCGGAAAGAGATCCATCAGCGAACGGGTTGTTTCTTCATCGGCCACGCAGCGCAGAACCATCCGGGTTGGCACCCACTCGAACAGCGTGATGTCGCCCCGTTCGAATACAAGCCGCATTTCCTGACGGTCCATGCGCCCCGTTTGTGTGAAGCCGTGGTAAAAATTCACCAGTTTCCGGCCGGTTTCGTCGTCGCCATATTCAACGACGGCCTGTACCTGGTCTTCTATACGGTCCGACGCTCGGGCGTTACTAGTTGGCCGTTTGATTACCTGAGCTGCCTTCACCGTCCCGTTGCCAAACCAGCCGTCAAACATATCGAAGAAGTGAACGCCGTGCTCGATAAAAATACCACCGCTCTTGCTCCGGTCCCAGAACCAGTGCTCGGGCGACAGGCCTTCATCACCGGCGTAGTTCTCGAAATAACCGTGCAGGAAATCGCCCAACAGGTTTTTATCGATCAGGTGTTTAATTCGGGCAAACATGGGGTTGTAGCGCTGCATCAGGTTCGTCACCATCAGCAGCCCTTTTTCTTTGGCCAGCGCCAGCATTTCGGCTCCCTCTTCGGGATTCATGGCCAATGGTTTCTCGCAGATAACGTGCTTACCAGCGTTGAGGGCCAGCATGGCCTGCTCGTAGTGAAGAAACGGGGGAGTCGCAATGTACACAAGATCGACATCGGGATGATTGACCAGCTCCTCCAGGCTCCCGAGCTGATCGGCT is a window of Spirosoma linguale DSM 74 DNA encoding:
- a CDS encoding transcriptional regulator, AraC family (PFAM: helix-turn-helix- domain containing protein AraC type~SMART: Helix-turn-helix, AraC domain~KEGG: eca:ECA1629 AraC family transcription regulator), with protein sequence MQLLNDHQQVPVYRLEPDELTGNKQFRVYNFEGTLPNQADLLVPHRKDHYLLVFIRQAGSRQWIDMTPYVLKDNTFYFTGPDQIIVKEGFNQLWSTGIAFTKEFLSFQENAALSKLPLIQNPHNGHELLLTEADVMFVEDMLAKINAEYQQPNEWQQRMLTAYLTVLLTYLSRLYTEQFESKPASTDNLLLKKYQAKINEHFRERHQVSDYASLLNVSAGYLSEVVKAQSGKPAITHIHERLVLEARRLLFHTPQSLKEIAFDLGFSDASYFNRFFKRETELTPAEYRASIREMYQ
- a CDS encoding glucosamine-6-phosphate isomerase (TIGRFAM: glucosamine-6-phosphate isomerase~PFAM: glucosamine/galactosamine-6-phosphate isomerase; LmbE family protein~KEGG: glucosamine-6-phosphate isomerase family protein), encoding MITESILLDNPDGQIPGAAANGGPIQSAITYEKIPTHIYADAKDASRAVAQEIAELVRQKQREGKPCVLGLATGSSPKTVYAELIRMHREEGLSFKNVVSFNLDEYYPMEPDSLQSYWRFMREQLFDHVDIEQGNYHVPDGTLQTDKVGEFSKQYEAAIEAAGGLDFQLLGIGGNGHIGFNEPGSLINSHTRLMMLDNSTRAAASVDFGGLPKTPRKAITMGVASILSARRVVLLAWGERKAPVIRGAVEGLVTELNPASYLQTHPNALFVIDTAAASELTRMKTPWLVDSVEWDNKMKKKAVTYLSLTLGKPILKLTDRDYNDNGMSDLLAQYGQSYDINIDVFNQLQHTITGWPGGKPNADDTNRPERALPAKKRCLIFSPHPDDDIISMGGTFQRLRDQGHEVHVGYQTSGNIAVADDEALRFADYVVDFNSKFGIDSPVATRIFQDAAQSLREKKDSEMDTAEVRYVKGLIRMGEAKSTCRFVGIPVENAHFMNMPFYETGTVAKKPLSEEDIKITMALIEEIKPHQIYAAGDLADPHGTHKVCLDAILESVRRLKHKNFMKDCWVWLYRGAWAEWDIHEIEMAVPMSPDQVMKKRLGIFKHQSQKDGVVYQGTDSREFWQRAEERNGATAGLYNKLGLAEYEAMEAFVRWRF
- a CDS encoding oxidoreductase domain protein (PFAM: oxidoreductase domain protein; homoserine dehydrogenase NAD-binding; Oxidoreductase domain~KEGG: avn:Avin_50290 oxidoreductase), whose amino-acid sequence is MEANAPNEREIGIGVIGMGGFGLFAVQQFLQTPHTKLVAIAGSKREEAIRTAKRFGADQLGSLEELVNHPDVDLVYIATPPFLHYEQAMLALNAGKHVICEKPLAMNPEEGAEMLALAKEKGLLMVTNLMQRYNPMFARIKHLIDKNLLGDFLHGYFENYAGDEGLSPEHWFWDRSKSGGIFIEHGVHFFDMFDGWFGNGTVKAAQVIKRPTSNARASDRIEDQVQAVVEYGDDETGRKLVNFYHGFTQTGRMDRQEMRLVFERGDITLFEWVPTRMVLRCVADEETTRSLMDLFPGAQLDVTANIGGKDLPLRGRHKEFNAYQQLELRFGFGQEKQHLYSELLRLMFRDQVSAIHYPGTHRLITEDNGLHSLQTATVADRLARR